In the Pleuronectes platessa chromosome 23, fPlePla1.1, whole genome shotgun sequence genome, AAACATCTGTTAATAAGACAGAAGAGCTCCTAGCGAGAGAAAAGCTCGGTCACCCAGAGTGTGGACTTCTCTCTGACTCTACGTCTCTTCACCCTGTTGCTCCGTGATCCTGCTCAGGCCTCCTCCCACAATGGGTTGGATAAAACCAGTAGAAGGGTCCGAATCAACAGGAGAGTTCAGACTCATAGTAGCAGCTGGGAGAACCACAGGGTGACCGATGAATTAACTAACTTAAATCTTTAAGgaagaaataaacattaacACTACAGTGATAactaaatcaaaaacaatatgaaggctacataatataataaatataataatatatagtaATATAATAAATAGTGTAATAAAATCTATCATTTTCAACAGCAGGATTTCGTGAAAGGATGAAAACAGCCAAAGTGATTTCACTTTATAAACCTGCAGATAAACCACAGACCAGTATCCTTGCTTccacaattaaaacaaatactACAGAAAATATTTACCCAGGTTTGACCAATTCATAGATGGATACATTATTTTAACTAGTAGTCAATATAGTAACTggtgataaaatgtatttgctgtaaataaaagtggGAGTGTCCGCGGCGCAGAGAGCAGCGTTCCCTGAAATCTACAACAACCAATTACGGAGCAGCCTGAGGTCACGTGGTTGTCAAAAGTATCAGGACCCAAATTCACTTTGGTTCAGCCGGCGTCCTGCACCTGGTAATCTGTACGTACAGAAACTAACCAAATACAATATGAAACTTATGTTAAAGGCTCACATGTTCTTACTGTCTACCAGGATAATTGTATGAATAAgcaaatattatataaatacactACGTCAATTAAGGTTTTTTTCTCAGGATGTTGGAGGGGGCGGTGCCCCAGTGCCCCATATGACCCAGCTGCCACTGGATCATACCATATGTAGCAAATATGGTATGACGCAGCTGCCACTGGATCATACCATATGTAGCAAATATGGCATCAGAGGGGTGGCAGATCATACTTTAAAAGGGATTGTTCGCGTTGAAGGGGGGCGACTCCGCCCCTGAACCCACGATCACATCTGTGGCCTCCATGTTTATTACAGACTTCTtctacttaaaaataaaaacatcctgTATCTGCCTTTTAGTCCAGACTGTTGGTCCTtgcaggatgaggacagaggaggagagctaTCAAGTTGACTGAATCTGATCTCATTCTCTGAGGCTGCTCTTAAAACTAACATCAATTTGAAGGCAAATGCTGACATCTAGTGGACACTTTTAACTATTacattagttttagttttttttcccagctggaaaaaaataaatattaaatgactcaccaaacaaaaggaaatattttATCTGCaggcaaacatttaaataaaatatcatgGAAAGTCACTTTTGGcaaaaaataactttatttgactTGAAAGGCTCCAGTGCATTAGATTttgaatatatacatttttgtccTGGTAATACAAGCAGGttacatacataaatataaactctATTAAATGTTGTTAAAGTCAAGGGTTTGTCTTCTTAATATTCACAATAGGTAAAAAGTCGTTTTTTACAAGCTCAGCTCaagtatttacatttcattatattacattacatttagctgaagcttttatcaaaagcgactcacaataagttCATCAACCCTGAGGCAACAAAGccagaacaacaacaatcaagtaagtacaattttcttcgagaaagccaaactacaaagtgctataagagagtgattgatttaaatacttcaacatttgtttgtgtatgaTTTTTGGTCAATAGCTGTGAACACAAAGATTAACTCTGAATGAACAGAGAAGTTGAgaatgtgtgtttcattttaCCTGAAGTGTAAAGAGAAATATCGAGatatattttgaaaaaagaATCAGACACTGGACAGAATCTCcggctgtctgtctctttccttctcctGTTTGTACAGGAAGTCTTATCTGCTTATGGAATCTCAACCTGAGACACTGACGTATATGTCCTTAGAATTCTGTCAAATGTTTGTCTATTCAGATATTAGATCAAACACCAGTGCTTCTGTAGCTGCTGATGCTGTCAGGCCTGCTCTCTGAATTTGATTGACAGAAGCCAGTGTAGATGAGGACACAGGGAGCTGACAGAGCAGCAAACACTGATAACATTATTGATCCTCCCAACAACAATCCTAATACTGCAGCTTCTGGTGCAGTCGCTGTTGCTACGACTATTGAATATACTATTACTATCACTACTACTGCTGCTATCACTACTATTACTAATATGATTCCTGCTGTCATTATTCCTGCACCAAGTAAGATGTAGAACCTTTCCTGACGCAGTGGTTCTGGGTTCACAGTTGGAGTCGTATGTTGTTCCTGAGCAACAGAGGCTGTAAAGGAAAGAAAGTGCAAAATTAAAATGAGGCCAATTCAGGCTTGAACCTAATTATCTGTTTTCAGTTGCAGTATATTTTCCTGTGCTCATGAATGTCAATCTTACCAAATACTGAACTTTACTGAATCCACTTACCAGTAACATTGAGCCAGCATTGATCTGCACTCAGGTCAGATCCTGTCCTCACTACACACTTGTACCGCCCTGAGTCTTCAGTCCTGAGTCTGGACACATGAAGTCTGAGTCGTCCTTCTCTGAGGACGTCTCTGTCACACTGGACTCGTCCTGAAAACTGTTCATCCTGAGACTCTGGAACCTCAACACTGTGATGTAGTCGATACATGAAGGACACTCTGAGGTCTGTTATCAGTTTACACAAGATCATAAGTAGGTTAGGGGATTTGTCACTTCTGGTTGGGAACGTCCATTCCAGAGTGATGTTGTCGTCCTCCTCTGCCTGATAGTGGGTCTGtgtcactttaaaaaaataagttcctgctgaggagacaaagagggaaagtgaggacctgaactttctgattattttagtttatgGACGATGAAGTGAAGGTGAGAACTTACCACAGACACAGGAGATcatggtgatgagcagcaggatcaggatcatcttctctctgtgagaGGACACAGAGATGAAGACTCATAAACTCATGAGCTCagtaaaccaaccaaccaatatACAAACTGTGGTATAATGTGAAATACAGGAGTAGGGAACCTTCTGTATAGAACACAGGGGACAAGGGAGAGGGGAATAAATGGCAGAGTCCTGGTTTACAGTTTGGTTTGTGAAACAGTAAAAACGAAATTGTACCTCGCTTCGAATAGGAACGTTAAAGCACAACTGTGTGAAGCCTGCTGTGAAACGAGTGCGCAGGGACCGTCCACAAAGTGCAACACCTAAAAAGATATTACAAAAACTTTTCAATAACTATTACAGTGTATTCTCCTTAATATCATGTCCCAGGTCCAGGGTTATCTGCTGAGTATGCCACAGtgtttaatttagaaaaaatatattatgcATAAGGTCGGGTCACATCATCAACTACAGTTATTGAATATTTGTAATAAAACCTATTTAccaaaaaattatacaaaaccACATTTTCCCGAACTAAGTAGTGCTGCATAGCCAGCAGGAGACCCTGGACCTGTGCCATGATCTTGTTGataatatacagtattacaGTGAGGTTATTGAATAGTTTTGTAATATCTTTTTTCGTTGTTGCACTTTGTGGACGGTCCCTGCACACTCGTCATTTTCTTTCTGACTTATTGATCCGGGAAATCCGAATCTGTGAAAATCTTTCCAACTCTACTGAAccagctaacaggctaacccTGTCCCTGAACACAACTTCTCCACTGACTGTGCACTCGTTTCACAGCAGGCTGTCCATTCCCACCCATGTCCGGGTCCATCACGGGGGACGAGCAGGCACCAGGCTAACAGCTGGAGCGACGAGTTAACAGTGACTTCACCTGTCCATCAAGAGATAACTATTCATAATTTCAAACCTCTATATAATTTAAACGAGTGAGTCATAGTTGTCACGAAGGAAGAACTTAgtgattgagactaaaaccgtTTTTTGAACCAGGCTGCAAGTTAAAGCTACAATTTGCTGTTGAGGGGAAGTTCCTCTCTATGAGGCATGTCTGCAGTAACACGGCGCACACACGTGACAGTGTGTgcagcggctgtggctgagggataGAGCGGTGGTCCtgcaacctgaaggtcggcagttcgattcccagtcttccccatgggcaagatgctgaacccttaATCCTCAtagaacaaagtgctgctaattgACGCACTGTATGagtgtatgactgtgtgtgtgaatgtactgtaaagagctttgagtggtcatcaagactagaaaagcgctatatagagataaaataaaatacaaacctCGTTCACCAGCGTAGTAGTTGTTCACCAGCGTAGTAGTTGTTCTGTGTGTCTGCAACTGTATGTGTCTGCAGTGGTAGGTCAGACACATACACGTGCTGCAGATGCTGAAGGGTTGACCAATGAGAAGTGCATGTTGAGATACAGTTCATGACATACCAAGTATGCCCAGGTGACACATTCCTCCTGAAAGAGCATAGTCTGTCAGATACATACCTGGGCTCAGGTGTGACAATGacaattaatttgtgtgtttaatggaAGCacaattttcttattttatatcaTTGTATCAGTTAAAGTAAATCATTGTAAAAAGataataaattattcatttaagGTTTgaagacttaaaaaaaattataacttCAGAGAGTCTATTTATCAGTATGTATATAGTGGTCAAGAGGTGAGGCCACCACAATCAGATGAaccatttgttttctgtctaATGCTCCACGCAGTTCTTACCTCACAGATAAAATCTAGTTCTAGATATATGTTCCTTTATTCATTCTGATTCATGAAGCAGTGGAAATATTCTTTTAATCAGTTTCACTTTGAACTGCGTCAACACAAAACTCTGACTCACAACTGATGGGATGTGATGGTTGATCTCACTCGGGTTTCAACTAGAAGGGTAAAGAACCTACCTTTGTTTTCacttaaacaaatgtttccttAGAAGTTATGTGTGAACAGGACGGACCGGCTCCAGAGGGGGCGGTGACACTGAGTATAAAACTGCTGTGTGCCAGAGATGTTTTATTCCCTGCAGAGAAGACACACAAAATAAGGTGTGTATATTTATACTCTTTTCTGTCATTGTGTTAAACcttagtttgtgtttttcatcgaAGACAAACGCTGAAGACCAAAGAAATCAGTGTCACTTCTTGATTTGTTAATATGTCTTTTATTGAATTGTCTTTGACTTTGCTCGTCTCATATTTGAACATTTCGATCGGATCAATCTGATCAAGGAAACTGTCGACGTTACAAAGAACAGGGATTTGTCACTTCTGGTTGTGAACGTCCATTCCAGAATGACActgtcgtcctcctcttcctgataGTGGGTCTGTGTCACATGCAGAAAAAATAATGTGAAATTACAGGGGTAGCAAAACCTTCTGTATAGAACACAGGGGACAAGGGAGAGGGAAATAAATGGCAGAGTCCTGGTTAACAGTTTGGTTAGtgaaacagtaaaaacacagaaGTGTAAAACGCAGCACGTTGAGCTCTGGGGTGTGGCTCACAAGACTGTTGTCTCTCTCATTCTAACATTCACTTTGCTGCCGCGTTAAACAGTGGAATTTGGCGCGCCCTGGATGTCACAGTAAATGAACAAGTTAAAAGGAAACACAAGTTATGTTTGGCACGCCCATTACAAACAAGTTACAGGTGTGTGGGGTAAACCTACAGGAGTGAATACAAATAGAAACAGACTgaacagattatcacagtatgtATATTTTTACTATGTTAAGTTATGTGTACCATTATGTTGAAAACTCAATAAAcagattgtttaaaaaaactaattttcttattttgtctCATGTTCACAAGGATCAGTTAAAGTAAATCATTGTAAAAAGATAATACATTATTAATTTAAGCTTTGAAGACTTAAAAAATTATAACTTCAGAGAGTCTATTTATCAGTATGTATATAGTGGTCAAGAGGTGAGGCCACCACAATCAGATGAaccatttgttttctgtctgatgCTCCACGCAGT is a window encoding:
- the LOC128429898 gene encoding uncharacterized protein LOC128429898 isoform X1, with amino-acid sequence MILILLLITMISCVCAGTYFFKVTQTHYQAEEDDNITLEWTFPTRSDKSPNLLMILCKLITDLRVSFMYRLHHSVEVPESQDEQFSGRVQCDRDVLREGRLRLHVSRLRTEDSGRYKCVVRTGSDLSADQCWLNVTASVAQEQHTTPTVNPEPLRQERFYILLGAGIMTAGIILVIVVIAAVVVIVIVYSIVVATATAPEAAVLGLLLGGSIMLSVFAALSAPCVLIYTGFCQSNSESRPDSISSYRSTGV